The following are from one region of the Nicotiana tabacum cultivar K326 chromosome 3, ASM71507v2, whole genome shotgun sequence genome:
- the LOC107830088 gene encoding uncharacterized protein LOC107830088 produces the protein MAQQCNFLLLSCLSVIVVASSFFHVSSARSGLRHNFLDSEKPIKNPNDPTVVGIATFAVNEHNKESKSNFQLVRVMAGGTDVIPDGTVYQLEISASESNVITIRLVAVLVHPDNVKELISFE, from the coding sequence ATGGCCCAACAATGTAACTTTCTCCTCCTCTCATGTCTCTCAGTCATTGTTGTTGCTTCTTCTTTCTTTCATGTCTCCTCCGCAAGGAGTGGCTTGAGACATAATTTTCTTGATAGTGAGAAGCCCATAAAAAATCCAAATGACCCTACAGTTGTGGGAATCGCAACATTTGCTgtgaatgagcacaacaaggagTCTAAAAGCAACTTTCAACTTGTAAGAGTGATGGCAGGAGGAACTGATGTAATTCCTGATGGAACTGTTTATCAACTCGAAATCAGTGCTAGTGAATCAAATGTTATCACAATTCGTCTTGTTGCTGTTTTAGTGCATCCAGACAATGTTAAAGAACTTATTTCCTTTGAATGA